In Vibrio diazotrophicus, the following proteins share a genomic window:
- the purT gene encoding formate-dependent phosphoribosylglycinamide formyltransferase — protein MFGTATRDNATRVLLLGSGELGKEVAIECQRLGLEVIACDRYADAPAMQVAHRSHVLNMLDGEALQKIIELEKPDYVVPEIEAIATQKLVELEAQGLNVVPTARAARLTMNREGIRRLAAEELSLPTSPFKFADNYEDFVAAVQHVGIPCVCKPVMSSSGKGQSVIKTEADIETAWKYAQEGGRTGAGRVIVEGFIDFDYEITLLTVRAIDGVHFCAPIGHRQEDGDYRESWQPQAMSENALKAAEYVAEQIVNALGGYGIFGVELFVKGDHVIFNEVSPRPHDTGLVTLMSQDVSEFALHVRAFTGMPIGQITQYGPSASVAILGQGTSTNIRFEGIGEALSVPQSQIRLFGKPDIDGRRRLGVALARGKDTTEAVDKALECAKAVKIVY, from the coding sequence ATGTTTGGGACTGCTACACGTGACAATGCAACCCGTGTACTTTTACTTGGCTCTGGTGAACTTGGCAAAGAAGTGGCAATTGAATGTCAACGCTTAGGTCTGGAAGTGATTGCATGCGACCGCTATGCTGATGCCCCGGCAATGCAAGTCGCTCATCGCAGCCATGTTCTTAACATGCTTGATGGTGAAGCACTTCAAAAGATCATCGAACTAGAAAAGCCTGACTACGTAGTTCCTGAAATTGAAGCTATCGCAACTCAAAAGTTGGTTGAACTTGAAGCACAAGGCTTGAATGTAGTTCCGACAGCGAGAGCAGCACGCCTTACCATGAACCGTGAAGGTATTCGTCGTCTTGCCGCTGAAGAGCTTTCTTTGCCGACCTCTCCGTTTAAGTTTGCTGATAACTATGAGGATTTCGTCGCAGCGGTTCAACATGTGGGTATTCCATGTGTCTGTAAACCGGTAATGAGCTCTTCAGGCAAAGGCCAGAGCGTCATTAAAACGGAAGCAGACATTGAGACTGCGTGGAAATATGCGCAAGAAGGTGGTCGCACTGGCGCTGGTCGCGTTATCGTTGAAGGCTTCATCGACTTCGATTATGAAATTACTCTATTAACCGTACGCGCTATAGATGGCGTTCATTTCTGTGCGCCAATAGGCCACCGTCAGGAAGATGGTGACTATCGTGAATCATGGCAGCCACAAGCGATGTCTGAAAACGCTCTTAAAGCGGCAGAATATGTGGCAGAGCAAATTGTTAATGCACTCGGCGGATACGGTATCTTCGGTGTTGAACTGTTTGTCAAAGGTGACCACGTTATCTTTAACGAAGTCTCTCCTCGCCCGCACGATACCGGTTTAGTGACCTTGATGTCTCAAGATGTGTCTGAGTTTGCTCTGCACGTTCGTGCATTCACAGGTATGCCTATCGGTCAAATTACCCAATATGGTCCATCGGCTTCAGTTGCGATTCTTGGTCAAGGTACGTCAACCAACATTCGCTTCGAAGGCATTGGTGAAGCGCTGTCAGTACCTCAATCCCAAATTCGCCTGTTTGGCAAACCAGACATTGATGGTCGTCGTCGCTTAGGTGTTGCACTTGCGCGTGGTAAAGATACAACCGAAGCGGTAGACAAAGCATTAGAATGCGCGAAAGCCGTGAAGATTGTTTACTAA
- a CDS encoding ferredoxin reductase family protein, protein MKKITLLIILLWLPSVWLTWQPDANYFFWRHQLTMFTGALGFAYMAVAMLLAMRIPRVEEYVNGLDKGYAIHKQMGIGALVTMVMHWVLVKSAKWLVSLELIEGQQKRQRLGQLVEGINWTHWAKVVGEYTFYVFLAFVAISLIQAISYRKFRFTHKLGGAIFLAGSFHSVFLLDYQWSSAGLNSVIWLAAIVGSICAFVSLTGSIGRARIVNGQVTAIQRIHDQASQSRVLHVKIKLNEMIKYRAGQFAYLNFNDGEAPHPFSVLNYDSHNQEIEFAIKDLGDYTHALYDSLSVGRAVAVEGGYGRFQIPKSSNQVWIGAGIGIVPFIAWLHYLTHLPHSTSRHIDLFYCRDNDDQTYFVHLLEKLVSKSSCVKLHIYTASHNEFLCADRVAQHVDLSQASVSFCGPINFGNTLKNRLLGLGLNKQNYHSERFVMR, encoded by the coding sequence ATGAAAAAAATCACGCTACTCATCATACTGTTATGGCTTCCATCCGTATGGCTTACATGGCAACCCGATGCCAATTACTTCTTCTGGCGTCATCAACTCACCATGTTTACAGGCGCACTTGGCTTTGCTTATATGGCAGTGGCAATGCTGCTGGCGATGCGTATTCCAAGAGTCGAAGAATATGTAAACGGGCTAGATAAAGGCTATGCCATTCATAAACAGATGGGTATTGGTGCTCTAGTCACCATGGTTATGCATTGGGTATTAGTTAAATCAGCGAAATGGTTGGTCAGCCTAGAACTCATTGAAGGTCAACAGAAAAGGCAACGTCTGGGACAACTTGTTGAAGGTATTAATTGGACCCACTGGGCAAAAGTGGTTGGCGAATACACTTTTTATGTCTTTCTTGCGTTTGTCGCCATTAGTCTTATCCAAGCGATCAGTTATCGGAAATTCCGTTTTACACATAAACTAGGTGGCGCTATTTTCCTCGCAGGATCGTTTCACAGTGTGTTTTTGCTTGATTATCAATGGAGTTCAGCTGGCCTTAACTCAGTAATTTGGCTAGCCGCAATTGTAGGTTCTATCTGTGCGTTTGTTTCGTTAACAGGTTCAATTGGGCGTGCTCGCATAGTCAATGGTCAAGTGACTGCTATTCAACGCATTCATGATCAAGCAAGCCAATCTCGGGTGTTGCATGTAAAAATAAAGCTCAACGAAATGATTAAGTATCGTGCAGGACAGTTTGCTTATCTCAACTTCAATGATGGCGAAGCTCCACACCCGTTTTCGGTGCTTAACTACGATTCCCACAACCAAGAAATAGAGTTCGCAATAAAAGATCTCGGTGACTACACTCATGCGCTCTATGACTCTTTGTCGGTGGGCAGAGCAGTTGCTGTTGAAGGTGGCTATGGTCGCTTCCAAATACCAAAATCATCAAACCAAGTTTGGATTGGTGCTGGTATCGGTATCGTACCTTTTATAGCGTGGCTACACTACTTGACTCACCTGCCTCATTCAACCAGCAGACACATCGATTTGTTCTACTGTCGTGACAATGATGACCAGACATACTTTGTTCACTTGCTGGAAAAATTAGTCAGCAAGTCGTCTTGTGTGAAGCTGCATATCTATACCGCCAGCCATAATGAGTTCCTATGTGCAGACCGAGTCGCTCAGCACGTTGATTTGTCTCAAGCCAGCGTCAGTTTTTGTGGGCCGATTAACTTTGGTAACACACTGAAAAATAGGCTTTTAGGCTTAGGGCTTAATAAACAAAACTATCATTCAGAACGGTTTGTAATGCGATGA
- a CDS encoding AEC family transporter, which translates to MFEQVVRILFPVMALVIIGYLIGRWLKPDFRPINRINMDAFVPALVFSSLSTMPLSRSELPLIYASLISVLIPGLIMIPICKLGGWNFKAWAPLHMFRNSGNLAIPLFTYAFGQQALSSAVLLFVVSACLHISIGLAVLSKGGSFKQIFTAPVFIAATVAMCLNLSGTHVWEPLYEATKLLGQAAVPVMLLSLGAQMTNMKMAGFKVGLISTAQSLFTGAIAFSCIYYFIPLPPMQLKMMVLFTMLPPAVMNYLFAERYKIEATNVASMVLFGNFLSIFTLPLLLIFAFSL; encoded by the coding sequence ATGTTTGAACAAGTCGTTCGGATACTTTTCCCTGTAATGGCACTGGTCATTATTGGCTATCTCATTGGTCGTTGGCTCAAACCTGATTTCCGCCCGATTAACAGAATCAATATGGATGCCTTTGTTCCAGCATTGGTATTCTCTTCATTGTCCACCATGCCACTTAGCCGCTCAGAGCTTCCCCTGATTTATGCCTCTTTAATATCTGTGCTCATTCCCGGCTTGATTATGATTCCGATATGCAAACTTGGTGGTTGGAACTTTAAAGCATGGGCTCCACTGCATATGTTCAGAAACAGCGGTAACTTAGCCATCCCACTCTTCACCTACGCATTCGGCCAGCAAGCTCTTTCTTCTGCGGTGCTGCTATTTGTTGTTTCTGCCTGTTTACACATCAGTATCGGGCTTGCGGTATTAAGTAAAGGAGGTTCATTTAAGCAGATCTTTACGGCTCCTGTGTTTATCGCTGCTACTGTTGCCATGTGCCTTAACTTGTCAGGAACTCATGTCTGGGAACCGTTATATGAAGCAACAAAGCTACTTGGTCAGGCTGCAGTGCCTGTGATGTTGCTGTCATTAGGCGCACAGATGACCAATATGAAAATGGCTGGCTTCAAAGTGGGACTGATCTCTACCGCTCAATCACTGTTTACTGGTGCTATCGCATTTAGCTGTATTTACTACTTCATTCCTTTACCGCCCATGCAGTTAAAAATGATGGTGTTATTCACTATGCTTCCACCAGCAGTCATGAACTATCTGTTTGCGGAGCGATACAAGATTGAAGCAACCAACGTCGCCTCAATGGTGTTGTTTGGTAATTTCCTCAGTATTTTCACCCTGCCTCTGTTACTCATTTTTGCCTTCTCACTATAG